The Acidobacteriota bacterium genome includes a region encoding these proteins:
- the rplK gene encoding 50S ribosomal protein L11 translates to MAQKTTGKRIAGQIKLQIPAGGATPAPPVGPALGQAGLNIMDFCKAFNARTQGEAGMIIPVVITVYADRSYSFITKTPPAAVLLLKAAAQDKGSSEPNRDKVGQVTQAQLEEIARTKMPDLNAVDLEGACRIIAGTARSMGLEIVA, encoded by the coding sequence ATGGCGCAGAAAACGACAGGCAAGAGGATAGCCGGGCAGATCAAGCTGCAGATCCCCGCTGGCGGGGCGACGCCGGCGCCTCCGGTGGGGCCCGCGCTGGGTCAGGCGGGCCTCAACATCATGGACTTCTGCAAGGCGTTCAACGCCAGGACGCAGGGCGAAGCCGGGATGATCATCCCGGTCGTGATCACCGTCTATGCGGACCGCTCCTACTCGTTCATCACCAAGACGCCGCCGGCGGCGGTTCTCCTGCTGAAGGCCGCGGCCCAGGACAAGGGGTCTTCCGAGCCGAACCGGGACAAGGTCGGCCAGGTCACTCAGGCCCAGCTCGAGGAGATCGCCCGCACGAAGATGCCGGATCTGAACGCGGTCGACCTGGAGGGAGCCTGCCGGATCATCGCCGGCACGGCCCGCTCGATGGGCCTGGAGATTGTCGCCTGA
- the nusG gene encoding transcription termination/antitermination protein NusG: protein MGSVEVAEGGAEEASGPRRQWYIVHTYSGYEERVRETLRQRAEAHGMGDAFGEVRIPTETIVELKGGKKRETQRKFFPGYILVEIECEPRGDGRLKISDKAWHVVKNTPKVTGFVGTGKEPTPLGQDEVDAIIEKVVTAKEKPKPKYLFEKGELVKIVDGPFNNFTGTVEEINLERSTLKVMVTIFGRQTPVELEFLQVQKT, encoded by the coding sequence ATGGGCAGCGTAGAGGTCGCGGAGGGCGGCGCCGAGGAGGCCTCGGGGCCGCGGCGGCAGTGGTACATCGTGCATACGTACTCGGGATACGAGGAGCGCGTCCGGGAGACGCTGCGGCAGCGCGCCGAGGCTCACGGCATGGGGGATGCGTTCGGCGAGGTACGCATTCCCACGGAGACGATCGTCGAACTGAAGGGCGGCAAGAAGCGGGAGACGCAGCGGAAGTTCTTCCCCGGCTACATTCTGGTCGAGATCGAGTGCGAACCGCGGGGCGACGGGCGCCTGAAGATCTCCGACAAGGCGTGGCACGTGGTCAAGAACACGCCCAAGGTGACCGGCTTCGTCGGCACCGGCAAGGAGCCGACACCGCTCGGTCAGGACGAGGTCGACGCGATCATCGAGAAGGTCGTCACCGCCAAGGAGAAGCCGAAGCCGAAGTACCTGTTCGAGAAGGGCGAGCTGGTGAAGATCGTCGATGGTCCCTTCAACAACTTCACGGGCACCGTGGAGGAGATCAACCTCGAGCGGAGCACGCTCAAGGTGATGGTGACCATCTTCGGTCGCCAGACGCCGGTGGAACTCGAGTTCCTGCAGGTCCAGAAGACCTGA
- the secE gene encoding preprotein translocase subunit SecE has product MASVRRLGAFLGEVRTEMKKVTFPSREEVVGTTVVVLITSVIFAIFLWIADVVILRLYNGLNNLLLGQ; this is encoded by the coding sequence ATGGCAAGTGTCCGCAGGCTCGGCGCCTTCCTGGGCGAAGTGCGCACCGAGATGAAGAAGGTGACCTTCCCCTCGCGGGAGGAGGTCGTGGGCACCACGGTCGTGGTGCTGATCACGAGCGTGATCTTCGCCATCTTCCTGTGGATAGCCGACGTCGTCATCCTGCGCCTCTACAACGGTCTCAACAACCTTCTCCTGGGGCAGTGA